Proteins from a genomic interval of Prevotella sp. E13-27:
- a CDS encoding recombinase family protein: MYKTDVLYVAYLRVSTQRQGYSGLGLEAQREIIQNYLRETKPIFEYVEVESGRKTDKGRPKLKEALSQCRTYGAKLIVAKLDRLARNVSFLSALLESDVEIVFCDFPQANKMVLHILASISQYEAELISTRTKQALAAKKARGCKLGNPEHLMDKHKEAIAKSNETNRKKAEDNPNNKRAVAMLRILAAQGKTLSEMTDTLNNEGFVTSQGHEFRVSQVYVLLKRYNIKY; encoded by the coding sequence ATGTATAAAACAGATGTGCTGTATGTGGCTTATCTCAGAGTAAGTACACAACGGCAAGGATATTCAGGATTAGGACTTGAAGCACAGAGGGAAATCATACAGAATTACCTTCGTGAGACAAAACCGATTTTTGAGTATGTTGAAGTAGAGAGCGGACGCAAAACTGACAAAGGGCGACCCAAACTGAAAGAAGCATTATCACAGTGCCGGACATACGGAGCAAAGCTGATTGTAGCAAAGCTCGACCGACTTGCTAGAAATGTGAGCTTCCTTTCCGCTCTACTTGAATCTGACGTGGAGATAGTCTTTTGCGACTTCCCACAAGCGAACAAGATGGTACTGCATATCCTGGCATCAATCAGCCAGTATGAGGCAGAACTAATCTCTACTCGCACTAAACAGGCATTAGCAGCAAAGAAAGCCAGAGGATGCAAGCTGGGCAACCCAGAGCATCTGATGGATAAACATAAGGAGGCTATTGCTAAGAGTAACGAGACCAACAGGAAAAAGGCGGAGGACAACCCGAACAACAAAAGGGCTGTCGCTATGCTGAGAATCCTGGCAGCACAGGGCAAGACACTTTCTGAAATGACCGATACACTCAACAATGAGGGGTTTGTAACCTCGCAGGGACATGAGTTTCGGGTTTCACAGGTGTATGTCCTGCTTAAAAGGTATAACATAAAATACTGA
- a CDS encoding class I SAM-dependent methyltransferase, with protein sequence MSIFTDNADFYPTPNEVIGQMMMGEDFLGKTILEPSAGKGNIVDWLKANGAGRVIACEKDPNIRKLLNGKCEILADDFLTVKSEDISHVDYIVMNPPFSEGAKHILHAFDIAPAGCTVISLCNSQSVSSGWRDDKTKQRLIETIELYGLEEYLGNVFDKAERRTNVSVSLVKLYKGGTGENEFADYFFSATDEDLVNMNQEEGIMPYNLVRDLVNRYVSAVKLFDDTLAAAQKINEIAQYPDAGEYDYLPVRFGTITGGYDCKEKVITHQQYKKELQKYYWRLIFKKLHMEKYATKHLREQINKFIEQQKNVPFTMGNIYRVIDMVIQTNGQRMQKALLEAFDHICSFSAENSTAGEKWKTNANYMVNKKFIIPYMCEGYYYQKEARPKLYMRYGGYTEEMEDVCKALCFLTATDYDKLPSLRDYSDGVCWGEWFVWGFFRCKGFKKGTMHFEFLDENIWFKFNYEVSKLKGWELPKKKAA encoded by the coding sequence ATGAGTATATTCACAGACAACGCAGATTTCTACCCGACACCCAATGAGGTGATTGGGCAGATGATGATGGGCGAGGACTTCCTTGGAAAAACCATTCTTGAACCATCAGCCGGGAAAGGAAACATCGTGGACTGGCTTAAAGCGAATGGGGCAGGGAGAGTTATCGCCTGTGAAAAAGACCCGAACATCCGCAAACTGCTTAACGGCAAATGCGAGATTTTAGCTGATGACTTCCTAACGGTCAAGTCAGAGGACATCAGCCATGTAGACTATATCGTAATGAACCCACCTTTCAGCGAAGGGGCAAAGCATATCCTTCATGCTTTCGACATTGCCCCTGCTGGCTGTACTGTCATATCACTATGCAACAGCCAGAGCGTGAGCAGTGGGTGGCGTGATGACAAGACCAAACAGAGACTCATTGAGACTATCGAACTGTATGGCCTCGAAGAGTACCTTGGTAATGTCTTTGACAAGGCAGAACGCAGAACCAACGTATCTGTATCACTCGTCAAGCTCTATAAGGGCGGTACTGGAGAGAATGAGTTTGCAGACTACTTCTTCTCAGCAACCGACGAGGATCTGGTCAACATGAACCAGGAGGAAGGTATCATGCCCTACAACCTAGTCAGGGATTTGGTTAACCGTTATGTTTCAGCCGTGAAGCTCTTTGATGACACATTAGCAGCGGCACAGAAGATTAACGAGATAGCCCAATACCCAGACGCAGGGGAGTATGACTATCTCCCTGTCAGGTTCGGAACCATAACAGGTGGCTACGACTGCAAAGAGAAGGTTATCACCCATCAGCAGTATAAGAAGGAATTGCAGAAATACTACTGGCGGCTGATATTCAAGAAGCTGCACATGGAGAAGTATGCGACAAAGCATCTTCGTGAGCAGATTAACAAGTTTATAGAACAACAGAAGAACGTGCCTTTTACAATGGGAAACATCTACCGTGTCATCGACATGGTGATACAGACCAACGGACAAAGGATGCAGAAGGCACTACTGGAGGCGTTTGACCACATCTGTTCGTTTTCAGCAGAGAACTCAACAGCTGGGGAGAAATGGAAAACCAATGCTAATTACATGGTTAACAAGAAATTTATCATCCCCTATATGTGCGAAGGCTACTATTATCAGAAAGAAGCAAGGCCAAAACTCTATATGAGGTATGGCGGCTATACTGAGGAAATGGAAGATGTCTGTAAGGCATTGTGTTTCCTCACGGCTACAGACTACGACAAGCTACCATCCCTGAGAGACTACAGCGACGGGGTGTGTTGGGGAGAGTGGTTCGTATGGGGATTCTTTCGCTGCAAGGGCTTCAAGAAGGGAACCATGCACTTCGAGTTTCTGGACGAAAACATCTGGTTTAAGTTCAACTACGAGGTGTCGAAGCTCAAAGGCTGGGAATTACCCAAGAAGAAAGCAGCATAA
- a CDS encoding Hsp70 family protein, giving the protein MADILSIIDSLLEYKIEQERFMKDNEKRKIEYVIGIDLGHGETSAALCPLQWDVLPSQLDPAKDLEMGGNKKVMPSAITILDNGNAYIGDAAFNPEVLRQAEVRVCFKKAPKDINGESEKLMIRFMKEVYKRIRENNSGLLTDTNHLVYIATPSGWDKPTQDLYLQMAKEAGLPIAGLTKESRAAFVRAQHDTTSGIGRNVDKGAIVFDMGSSTLDFTYMNKNLPNLIDFGYDCGASAVEKTIYAVKREEEDCIQEFEKKFPRLVDFLVFEARKVKEQIYIDPTLRVKKTINFEDIVDDEDLEDERFRLVFQPGDLNELLTEKGYIQQIANAMADYRENHIKGQNIFGVFMTGGASRMDFLKPLICKYFGVEESQVYRDQDPSLTISQGVAEVARMDMRTEGMDEGLGSQIDKLINGNKIFDTFAEKFGAEAFELATQIIATNVTMYKDIENDVSIDALNSSIESDMKEHMGELTSNVSEYVKNAILECTSDIRKRVDDIVAVYTSQGNDIKLPTLSVPKITMGSISIKPVLDKIAKELAEQASTWSTGGALGGAAAGAAIGSVVPFFGTITGALIGGAIGAFSGDKPTLAEEKAKDRDRDERLKIFNVVDSEWEDIKKNVQNTINKNVKGNNKIREVVKKVTSDYLTAYKDSLQSSRILID; this is encoded by the coding sequence ATGGCAGATATTCTTTCAATTATAGATTCACTGTTGGAATATAAAATAGAACAAGAACGCTTTATGAAAGATAATGAGAAAAGGAAAATCGAATATGTGATAGGCATAGACCTAGGTCATGGTGAAACTTCGGCAGCTCTTTGTCCCTTGCAATGGGATGTGCTTCCTAGTCAGTTGGATCCTGCCAAAGATTTGGAAATGGGTGGAAACAAGAAGGTGATGCCTTCTGCTATCACAATTTTGGATAATGGAAACGCATACATAGGTGATGCTGCTTTCAACCCAGAAGTCCTGCGGCAAGCTGAGGTAAGAGTCTGTTTCAAGAAAGCACCCAAAGACATTAACGGCGAATCTGAGAAACTTATGATTCGCTTTATGAAAGAGGTTTATAAGAGAATACGTGAGAACAATTCTGGACTTCTTACAGATACTAACCACTTGGTATATATCGCAACTCCTTCAGGTTGGGACAAGCCTACACAGGATTTGTACCTTCAGATGGCAAAAGAGGCAGGGCTTCCAATTGCAGGTCTGACAAAGGAATCCCGTGCGGCTTTTGTTCGCGCCCAGCATGACACTACATCTGGAATCGGAAGAAACGTAGATAAGGGTGCTATCGTTTTTGATATGGGTTCTTCTACACTTGACTTTACCTATATGAACAAGAATCTGCCTAATCTCATTGATTTTGGTTATGATTGTGGTGCGTCAGCTGTTGAGAAAACCATTTATGCAGTAAAGCGTGAAGAAGAAGATTGCATCCAGGAGTTTGAAAAAAAGTTTCCAAGACTTGTTGACTTCCTTGTGTTTGAGGCAAGAAAAGTTAAGGAGCAGATATATATAGACCCAACTCTTCGGGTTAAGAAAACTATCAACTTTGAAGATATTGTTGATGACGAGGACTTAGAAGATGAACGCTTTAGATTGGTATTTCAGCCAGGCGATTTGAACGAGCTGCTTACCGAGAAAGGCTATATCCAACAGATTGCCAATGCTATGGCAGACTACAGAGAAAACCATATCAAGGGACAAAACATTTTTGGTGTATTTATGACAGGTGGAGCCTCTCGAATGGACTTCTTGAAGCCTCTTATCTGCAAATACTTCGGAGTAGAAGAAAGCCAGGTCTATAGAGACCAGGATCCTTCTCTTACCATTTCTCAGGGTGTTGCAGAAGTTGCACGTATGGATATGAGAACTGAAGGAATGGACGAGGGACTTGGCTCTCAGATTGATAAGTTGATAAATGGGAACAAGATATTTGATACTTTCGCAGAGAAGTTTGGTGCAGAGGCATTTGAACTTGCTACTCAAATCATTGCCACCAATGTTACAATGTACAAGGATATAGAAAATGATGTAAGTATAGATGCCCTTAATTCTTCCATTGAATCTGACATGAAAGAACACATGGGAGAATTAACATCAAATGTTTCCGAATATGTCAAAAATGCTATTCTTGAATGTACCTCTGACATCAGAAAGAGAGTTGATGATATAGTTGCAGTTTATACAAGCCAAGGTAATGACATCAAACTACCCACGTTGAGTGTCCCCAAAATAACAATGGGAAGCATCAGCATTAAGCCTGTTCTTGACAAGATTGCTAAAGAACTAGCAGAACAAGCTTCTACATGGAGTACAGGCGGTGCATTAGGTGGTGCGGCTGCTGGTGCAGCTATTGGTAGTGTAGTCCCGTTCTTCGGAACAATAACAGGAGCTTTAATTGGCGGTGCTATCGGAGCCTTTAGCGGTGACAAACCCACTTTGGCCGAAGAAAAGGCAAAGGACAGAGATCGTGACGAGCGACTAAAGATTTTCAATGTTGTTGATTCCGAATGGGAGGACATCAAGAAAAATGTTCAGAACACGATTAACAAGAATGTAAAAGGAAACAACAAGATTCGTGAGGTTGTTAAGAAGGTGACTTCCGACTATCTTACTGCATATAAGGATAGTCTGCAAAGTTCAAGAATACTCATTGACTAA
- a CDS encoding ATP-binding protein: MERKYLQNITDEENQLFDIKAIPSTSTTQATWIEIQQVGRPLEKSAESCFTAIQKILYSCFLPKEMQLLFLVTGNGKENKLYLGLRSPHKALPPKNMVKNLNEFIKGVWPGLQTKVISEDDSALEKFKENVRNETYEYTYALTGIPSMDTQYKTLYPATIDKLIAGTNQCKNFAYLVVADPIVPSDAEGMLYQCREMNGQAESLKSMNVTEGLSSGTSTTQSTSHTDGTSQSHSVSISKKDFTKVGKVAMAATGLGAAASFFPAAGAVLEGVTDAAGAVATGAMSLMGFAMASNVITGLMPQKTVSDTEGTSSSDTTSTSFGTNESKSQSISRNIVNKHIEAVSEHLFYHSKRIETGKAIGLWKVGTYIMADKKSDLQGAGLQLRSILSGQETIFEPIRIHDITSVLEAEQEKGHSYRELTIGNLASPVITVNNVTGKIFEHPLGEHFKELKTVLTTKELSYLINFPLRSVPGISVVDSSPEFNLNPQEEQNGKGDIGFGKLLYGGSETNLTYSIPMNQLTRHTLVSGINGSGKTNTIQAVLNHMEEIPFLVIEPAKTEYVDWALDYNKKHPDKPIDIYIPGCKKYKGDFVPKALRLNPFELVWLNKEQEVNVLTHIDRLKSTFASAFPMYDILPVLMEDLIYTVYQQKSTDWLNSEPVFGKTMFPTLNSMSVCVDQVIEHRQYEDKVQRNMKACLNTRIDSLKRGWKGEMLNTTKSTAWQDLFQGRCVVNLSYVGDDVDKAFFMALLLQFLYEYRSAQAEIGEVDYNENGCKHLTVIEEAHRVMSRCENQELPQYKSAMMFSNMLSEIRAYGEGLILVDQVPTRLIPDAIKNTNLKITHRLVAEDDCKAIGESMGLSDEQRKVIPKLLTGQCIVSSSLSTGTYWVKADKVK; encoded by the coding sequence ATGGAGCGTAAATACCTCCAGAACATTACAGACGAGGAAAACCAGTTGTTTGATATAAAAGCCATCCCCTCAACATCAACAACACAGGCTACATGGATTGAGATTCAACAGGTAGGTAGACCCTTAGAAAAGTCTGCTGAAAGCTGTTTTACGGCCATCCAGAAAATCCTTTATTCATGTTTCCTTCCCAAAGAAATGCAGCTTCTATTCCTAGTCACAGGCAATGGCAAGGAAAACAAGCTCTATTTGGGACTTCGTTCACCACACAAGGCACTACCTCCTAAAAATATGGTGAAAAACTTAAATGAATTCATAAAAGGGGTATGGCCAGGGTTGCAAACAAAGGTGATAAGTGAGGACGATTCGGCTTTGGAGAAATTCAAGGAAAACGTAAGAAACGAAACCTATGAATATACCTATGCCCTGACTGGAATCCCCTCAATGGACACTCAATACAAGACTCTATATCCTGCTACTATCGACAAACTCATTGCAGGTACTAACCAATGCAAGAATTTCGCCTACTTGGTTGTAGCTGACCCTATTGTTCCTAGTGATGCGGAGGGAATGTTGTACCAATGTAGGGAAATGAATGGTCAGGCAGAATCGTTGAAGTCAATGAATGTAACTGAAGGGCTGTCAAGTGGCACCTCTACAACACAGAGTACATCACATACTGACGGCACATCCCAAAGTCACAGTGTAAGCATATCCAAAAAAGATTTCACTAAGGTTGGCAAGGTTGCAATGGCAGCTACAGGTTTAGGTGCTGCTGCTTCATTCTTCCCTGCTGCTGGTGCAGTATTGGAAGGCGTGACCGATGCAGCGGGGGCGGTTGCAACTGGAGCTATGAGTTTGATGGGATTTGCTATGGCCTCTAATGTGATAACAGGTCTCATGCCTCAGAAAACTGTTTCTGATACAGAGGGGACTAGCTCTAGTGACACGACTTCCACTTCTTTCGGAACAAACGAAAGCAAGTCTCAGAGCATAAGTAGAAATATCGTGAATAAACATATAGAAGCTGTATCTGAGCATCTTTTCTATCATTCAAAGAGAATTGAGACTGGAAAGGCTATCGGACTATGGAAGGTTGGCACATATATAATGGCAGACAAGAAATCCGACTTACAGGGAGCCGGGCTTCAACTACGCTCTATACTCAGCGGACAGGAAACCATCTTTGAGCCGATCCGAATACATGATATTACAAGCGTCCTCGAAGCAGAACAAGAAAAAGGGCATAGCTACAGAGAGCTAACCATTGGCAATTTGGCTTCTCCTGTTATCACAGTAAACAATGTGACTGGTAAGATATTTGAGCATCCACTAGGTGAACATTTCAAAGAACTTAAAACGGTTCTCACCACAAAGGAATTGTCCTACCTCATAAATTTTCCCCTACGCTCAGTTCCCGGCATTAGCGTGGTAGACAGTTCACCAGAGTTCAACCTTAATCCACAAGAGGAACAGAATGGAAAGGGAGATATTGGTTTTGGCAAACTATTATATGGAGGATCTGAAACGAACCTAACATATAGCATACCTATGAACCAGCTTACCAGACACACATTGGTTTCTGGAATAAATGGTAGCGGAAAGACAAATACTATTCAGGCTGTTCTTAATCACATGGAGGAAATACCATTCTTAGTGATTGAGCCTGCAAAGACTGAATATGTGGATTGGGCGTTGGACTATAATAAAAAGCATCCAGACAAACCTATAGACATCTATATACCGGGTTGTAAAAAGTACAAAGGCGATTTTGTCCCCAAGGCTCTTCGTCTAAATCCCTTTGAACTAGTTTGGCTAAATAAGGAGCAAGAAGTGAATGTACTGACACACATTGACCGCTTGAAGTCTACATTTGCTTCTGCTTTCCCCATGTATGATATTCTCCCCGTGCTGATGGAGGATCTAATCTATACAGTATATCAGCAGAAATCTACAGACTGGCTTAATAGTGAACCTGTGTTTGGAAAGACAATGTTCCCGACGTTAAACAGCATGAGCGTTTGTGTAGACCAGGTGATAGAACATCGTCAATATGAGGATAAGGTGCAGCGTAACATGAAAGCCTGTCTCAACACCCGAATAGACAGCCTAAAAAGAGGATGGAAAGGCGAAATGCTGAATACCACTAAATCTACAGCATGGCAAGATTTGTTCCAGGGCAGATGTGTAGTAAATCTATCGTATGTAGGTGATGATGTTGACAAAGCTTTCTTTATGGCTTTGCTCCTTCAGTTCCTATATGAGTATCGTTCAGCCCAAGCAGAAATCGGCGAGGTTGACTATAACGAGAATGGTTGCAAGCATTTGACAGTCATCGAGGAGGCACACCGTGTAATGTCAAGATGTGAGAACCAAGAATTGCCCCAGTATAAATCGGCAATGATGTTCAGCAATATGTTATCTGAAATTAGAGCCTATGGTGAAGGGTTAATCCTTGTTGATCAAGTGCCAACAAGATTGATTCCAGATGCAATCAAGAACACGAACTTGAAAATCACTCACAGGCTTGTCGCAGAAGATGACTGCAAGGCCATCGGTGAATCAATGGGATTAAGTGACGAACAGCGTAAGGTTATCCCTAAATTGCTGACGGGACAGTGTATTGTTTCCAGTTCACTATCGACTGGAACCTATTGGGTTAAAGCAGACAAAGTAAAATGA
- a CDS encoding zinc finger-like domain-containing protein yields the protein MKKGGLTLCLWCLVALYSYAQDLSLSSLTSDCHLSPVTDLFKIESDEVLNQFRDYCKDGTGKNEKFAVLLDWKSMPLTDTGFKFENDFHQNMLHKSVAYDYLYIRDIILPIKAGCAKYEGYTTIYTFKCGATALNTMREDRKPLRLLAIFKPGFYMDAWIDHYCAVPVGLYLVNKDTGAVLQDLSSYLKNINITTEKQKLTRANRSKVAEERQNSGNTQPAKKVRCNTCHGTGKQKYEYPSKTVYETCNTCGGTGYVNSFW from the coding sequence ATGAAGAAAGGAGGCTTAACTTTGTGTCTGTGGTGCTTGGTGGCATTGTATTCGTATGCCCAGGACTTATCATTGAGTTCTCTTACAAGCGATTGCCATTTGTCACCTGTCACGGACTTATTCAAGATAGAATCAGATGAAGTTCTCAACCAGTTCAGGGATTATTGCAAGGATGGTACAGGGAAGAATGAGAAGTTTGCAGTTCTGCTTGATTGGAAGTCGATGCCACTAACTGACACGGGGTTTAAGTTCGAGAATGACTTTCACCAGAACATGCTGCATAAGAGCGTAGCCTATGACTATCTCTATATTAGGGACATCATTCTTCCAATTAAGGCTGGGTGTGCTAAATATGAAGGCTATACAACTATCTATACATTCAAGTGTGGCGCAACAGCCTTGAATACTATGAGGGAAGATAGAAAACCATTGAGACTGTTAGCTATCTTCAAGCCTGGTTTCTACATGGATGCTTGGATAGACCATTATTGTGCTGTTCCGGTTGGTCTCTACTTGGTGAATAAAGATACTGGAGCCGTATTGCAAGATTTGTCATCGTACCTAAAGAACATCAATATCACTACTGAGAAACAGAAACTAACGAGGGCTAACAGGTCTAAGGTAGCCGAGGAAAGACAAAATTCTGGCAACACACAACCTGCAAAGAAAGTAAGATGCAATACCTGTCATGGAACTGGTAAGCAGAAATATGAATACCCAAGCAAGACAGTGTACGAAACATGTAATACTTGCGGAGGGACAGGTTACGTCAATTCGTTTTGGTAA
- a CDS encoding YfjI family protein, which yields MTIPQVNYNAAAMVAATGPEGEKMFNRAADRTESGAIKVGMWLVAITTLCIIIRIIVDKIGTWTINKANNSAKEDLERVKCEEKAKLHERECEAEAKLHDANNQSDVRKHKEERLIDLDYEKEKARIKLADGFTPDSNDNGSDNSPNDKLWLDDYRKKHPMPQLPSFIKFILGCPEGYEIAVLLNMLSMLGAMCFSRVRAKYLDGVAKAPNLQVIIEGISGGGKGLFKRIYDLYFGRIKESDAEKEKSSKDSDAEKEKTSEQKIISTKGIDTSTASLCELLDDNQGVHLYIQESEIIRVVELQKQRKGIPASYFLPAFDNDDVIRTTKNGETRFKLYLNYTFTGTAEGVERFIKGKVADGTAGRICWGVIPMDMVCISQETPELPEDELIENYRDQIDLWRGKYCFTTDEEGNDIAVPEQMIDLSYVNEALSRWLSKQEKKNEPERNAVARRFGEMAFHCAIILHMLWGEPKEGNEDRDKVVKLTLYLADYLIERYLKKFSDELKESILRNRKAESVQPTSSSSSKPVFTDELCAELIMKNKAGTKWNKIADDLNISEDAVKAQIQRYKKRLNGK from the coding sequence ATGACTATTCCGCAGGTGAATTATAATGCCGCTGCAATGGTGGCAGCAACTGGACCAGAAGGAGAAAAGATGTTCAATCGGGCTGCTGATAGAACGGAATCGGGGGCCATAAAAGTTGGCATGTGGCTTGTTGCTATAACTACGCTATGTATCATTATCAGAATCATAGTTGACAAGATTGGTACGTGGACTATCAATAAGGCTAACAACTCTGCCAAAGAAGATTTGGAACGAGTAAAGTGCGAAGAAAAGGCTAAACTCCATGAAAGAGAATGTGAGGCAGAGGCAAAACTACATGATGCCAATAACCAGTCAGATGTACGAAAACATAAAGAAGAGAGACTGATAGATTTGGACTATGAGAAAGAAAAGGCCAGAATAAAACTTGCTGATGGCTTCACTCCAGATAGTAATGATAACGGCTCAGACAATTCTCCAAATGATAAACTTTGGCTTGATGACTACCGCAAGAAGCATCCTATGCCTCAATTACCGTCATTCATAAAATTCATTCTTGGTTGCCCTGAAGGATATGAAATTGCAGTCCTTCTCAACATGCTTTCCATGCTTGGTGCCATGTGCTTTTCAAGAGTTCGAGCAAAATACCTTGACGGAGTGGCTAAAGCTCCTAATTTGCAGGTCATCATTGAAGGTATTAGCGGTGGCGGGAAGGGCCTGTTCAAGCGAATATATGACTTGTATTTTGGACGAATAAAGGAATCCGATGCAGAAAAGGAGAAATCTTCAAAAGATTCTGATGCTGAAAAGGAAAAAACTTCGGAACAGAAGATAATCTCCACTAAAGGCATCGATACTTCTACTGCGTCACTATGTGAGTTGTTGGATGACAATCAAGGCGTTCACCTTTATATACAGGAATCTGAGATTATCCGTGTTGTTGAATTACAGAAGCAAAGGAAGGGCATCCCAGCTTCATACTTTCTTCCAGCCTTTGACAATGATGACGTTATCCGAACCACAAAGAATGGTGAGACAAGATTCAAGCTGTATCTTAACTACACCTTTACGGGAACGGCAGAAGGCGTAGAACGCTTTATTAAAGGTAAAGTAGCGGATGGTACTGCTGGCAGAATATGTTGGGGGGTAATACCGATGGATATGGTTTGCATAAGTCAGGAAACTCCAGAGTTGCCCGAAGATGAACTTATAGAGAATTACAGAGACCAAATCGACTTATGGAGGGGGAAATACTGCTTCACTACTGATGAAGAAGGTAATGACATCGCAGTTCCAGAACAAATGATAGATTTGTCTTATGTAAACGAGGCTTTGAGTAGGTGGCTTTCCAAACAGGAGAAAAAGAACGAACCTGAAAGAAATGCTGTGGCGAGAAGATTCGGAGAAATGGCCTTTCATTGCGCAATAATTCTTCACATGCTCTGGGGTGAGCCAAAAGAAGGTAATGAGGACAGGGATAAAGTCGTGAAATTGACGTTGTACCTAGCAGACTACTTGATTGAACGATACCTAAAGAAGTTCTCAGATGAATTAAAAGAGTCCATACTGAGGAATCGTAAAGCAGAAAGTGTGCAGCCAACATCCTCTTCAAGTTCCAAACCAGTTTTTACGGATGAACTATGTGCAGAACTCATAATGAAGAATAAAGCGGGAACGAAATGGAATAAAATAGCAGACGATCTTAACATTAGTGAGGATGCTGTGAAGGCTCAAATCCAGAGGTACAAAAAGAGACTTAATGGCAAGTAG
- a CDS encoding DUF3853 family protein, with product MEQQFLINMSQDEFFERLKECFAEALFAPEPNEGVKVKKHYVYGLQGLCDLFGCSTATASRIKRSGVIDAAISQVGNTIVVDADLAVDLLKVRKRAGNLHGHSHK from the coding sequence ATGGAACAGCAATTTTTAATTAACATGAGTCAAGATGAATTCTTCGAGAGATTGAAGGAGTGTTTTGCAGAGGCATTGTTCGCGCCAGAACCCAATGAAGGCGTTAAGGTAAAGAAACATTATGTGTACGGGCTACAGGGTCTTTGTGATTTGTTTGGATGTAGCACGGCAACTGCTTCACGTATTAAAAGAAGTGGCGTGATAGATGCAGCCATCAGTCAAGTTGGGAATACCATTGTTGTTGATGCAGATTTAGCTGTCGATCTACTCAAAGTTCGGAAACGTGCAGGAAATCTTCATGGGCATTCTCACAAATAA
- a CDS encoding type II toxin-antitoxin system HipA family toxin, whose amino-acid sequence MMKIELLQVKYHDQLVGTLSLTPDNKLCAFEYAHSWLADGFSISPLELPLRPGLFLAKPSPFFGNFGIFEDSLPDGYGRYLLHKLLQKEGIDDFKLSALDRLSIVGSGGMGALTFEPETSIKQGTDVTDFDLLQEKALEVLKEKQDDDAGLLLYNSGNSGGARPKAIFEDEEGHWLVKFRHTYDPKDMGQQEYHYNEVARQCGINVPDFKLFNDRYFASRRFDIEAEGNRIHTATAGGLLCISLSNPVLDYSNLLALTGYLTQNPHDVEEMYRRMVFNYLTDNKDDHCKNFSFIVLKGRNGSWKWHLAPAYDLTLCTEGYNGEHATSVNGTGHPTLKDFIAVGTKIKMNEQRCREIIEEVRLGCDDIARYHIKT is encoded by the coding sequence ATGATGAAGATAGAACTGCTCCAAGTGAAATACCACGATCAACTGGTGGGAACCCTATCACTGACCCCCGACAACAAGTTGTGTGCTTTCGAGTATGCACACTCTTGGCTGGCCGATGGCTTTAGCATTTCCCCATTGGAACTACCGCTACGTCCAGGTCTGTTCTTGGCAAAGCCCTCCCCTTTCTTTGGTAATTTCGGCATCTTTGAAGACAGCTTGCCCGATGGCTATGGCCGCTATCTGCTCCACAAACTGTTGCAGAAGGAAGGTATAGACGACTTTAAACTCTCTGCGCTTGACCGTCTGAGCATAGTAGGCAGTGGTGGTATGGGAGCGTTGACCTTTGAACCAGAAACCTCGATCAAACAGGGAACGGATGTAACAGACTTTGATTTGTTGCAAGAGAAAGCCCTGGAGGTGTTGAAGGAAAAGCAGGACGATGATGCCGGACTTCTACTCTATAACAGCGGTAACAGCGGCGGTGCAAGGCCAAAAGCCATCTTTGAGGATGAAGAAGGACATTGGTTGGTCAAGTTCCGTCACACCTACGACCCGAAGGACATGGGACAGCAGGAGTATCACTACAATGAAGTGGCAAGACAGTGCGGCATAAACGTGCCTGACTTCAAGTTGTTCAATGATCGATACTTTGCTTCTCGACGGTTTGACATTGAAGCAGAGGGCAACAGAATCCATACGGCAACGGCTGGAGGTTTACTCTGCATATCGCTCTCTAATCCTGTGCTCGACTATAGCAACCTACTTGCACTGACAGGTTACTTGACGCAGAATCCCCATGACGTTGAGGAAATGTACCGTCGCATGGTGTTCAACTACCTGACCGACAACAAAGACGATCACTGCAAGAATTTCAGTTTCATCGTTCTGAAAGGCAGAAACGGCTCATGGAAGTGGCATCTTGCCCCTGCCTACGACCTCACCCTTTGTACTGAAGGCTATAACGGTGAACACGCTACATCCGTCAATGGTACGGGGCATCCTACCCTGAAAGACTTTATAGCCGTTGGCACCAAGATTAAGATGAACGAGCAGCGATGCCGTGAAATCATTGAAGAGGTGAGGCTGGGCTGCGATGATATTGCGCGTTATCACATCAAGACATAG